One Verrucomicrobiia bacterium DNA window includes the following coding sequences:
- the uvrB gene encoding excinuclease ABC subunit UvrB produces the protein MFELVSPYAPAGDQPQAIAKLAAAIEAGAKHQTLLGVTGSGKTFTIANVIAKVNRPTLVLSHNKTLAAQLYAEFKSFFPRNAVEYFVSYFDFYQPEAYIPRTDTFIEKDSSTNDDIERLRLSAMSSLFARRDVVVVASVSCIYGIGSKEDYEAMLVHVQVGQHFTREQFLAKLVDIQYTRNDITFERAQFRVRGDVIELRPAYTEDAVRVEFFGDEIERITRFDPLTGNKYEQLPHLTVFPGKQFVTPAEKMRPAILAIREELGERITWFEKHGKLIEAQRIKQRVEYDLEMMEEMGFCSGIENYSRHIGGRPAGSKPTTLLDFLPKDYLLVIDESHATVPQVGAMYEGDKSRKTTLVDYGFRLPSALDNRPLKFEEFQKMQGQTIYVSATPGPRELEWTRRSALERRSPTRHEPTSDAKPAGSETGAPGVVELVVRPTGLIDPTITLKPLAGQIDDLIEEARKRVERKERVLVTTLTKRTAEELTDYLRDIGINVRYLHSEIGAIERVEILRSLRKGEFDVLVGINLLREGLDLPEVSLVAILDADKEGYLRSATSLIQTAGRAARHLHGEVILYADVKTQSIQKFLAVSEYRRKKQLAYNAEHNITPRSVVRAVEDSLVIRSEQRNVAAGVLNDARMDVDLTETLRELEEEMLAAANNLEFEKAALLRDQIKELKRMVGGGKEATASAQPVSYKQRKPSPRQRGKSGGDPF, from the coding sequence ATGTTCGAACTCGTTTCACCTTACGCACCCGCCGGCGATCAGCCGCAAGCCATCGCCAAACTGGCCGCGGCCATCGAGGCGGGCGCGAAGCATCAGACGCTCCTCGGCGTCACGGGTTCGGGCAAGACGTTCACCATCGCCAACGTCATCGCGAAGGTGAACCGCCCCACGCTGGTGCTCTCGCACAACAAGACGCTCGCCGCCCAGCTTTACGCGGAGTTCAAAAGTTTCTTCCCGCGCAACGCCGTCGAATACTTCGTCAGCTACTTCGATTTTTACCAGCCCGAGGCTTACATCCCGCGCACGGACACGTTCATCGAGAAGGATTCCTCGACGAACGACGACATCGAACGGCTGCGGCTCTCCGCGATGAGCAGCCTGTTCGCGCGCCGCGACGTCGTGGTGGTGGCGAGCGTGTCGTGCATCTACGGCATCGGCAGCAAGGAGGATTACGAGGCGATGCTGGTGCATGTGCAGGTCGGGCAGCATTTCACCCGCGAGCAATTCCTGGCGAAGCTGGTGGACATCCAATACACGCGGAATGACATCACGTTCGAGCGCGCGCAGTTCCGCGTGCGCGGCGATGTCATCGAGCTGCGCCCCGCCTACACCGAGGACGCCGTGCGCGTGGAGTTTTTCGGCGACGAGATTGAGCGCATCACGCGTTTCGATCCGCTCACCGGCAACAAGTATGAGCAGTTGCCGCATCTCACGGTGTTCCCCGGCAAGCAATTCGTCACGCCCGCCGAGAAGATGCGGCCCGCGATCCTGGCCATCCGCGAGGAACTCGGCGAACGTATCACCTGGTTCGAGAAACACGGCAAACTCATCGAGGCGCAACGCATCAAGCAGCGCGTGGAATACGACCTCGAGATGATGGAGGAGATGGGCTTCTGCTCCGGCATCGAGAATTACTCGCGGCACATCGGTGGGCGTCCGGCGGGTTCGAAGCCGACGACGCTGCTGGATTTTCTGCCGAAGGATTATCTGCTGGTGATTGATGAATCGCACGCAACGGTGCCGCAGGTCGGCGCGATGTATGAAGGCGACAAGTCGCGCAAGACGACGCTCGTGGATTACGGCTTCCGCCTGCCGAGCGCGCTGGACAATCGCCCGCTGAAGTTCGAGGAGTTTCAGAAAATGCAGGGCCAGACCATTTACGTCAGCGCCACGCCGGGACCGAGGGAGTTGGAGTGGACGCGGCGGAGCGCATTGGAGCGCCGGTCTCCGACCCGGCACGAACCGACGAGCGACGCCAAACCCGCCGGATCGGAGACGGGCGCTCCGGGCGTTGTCGAACTCGTTGTGCGCCCGACCGGCCTGATTGACCCGACCATCACGCTCAAGCCGCTCGCCGGGCAGATTGACGATCTCATCGAGGAGGCGCGCAAGCGCGTCGAGCGCAAGGAGCGTGTGCTGGTCACCACGCTCACCAAGCGCACGGCAGAGGAACTCACCGATTACCTGCGCGACATTGGCATCAACGTGCGTTACCTCCACAGCGAGATTGGAGCGATCGAGCGCGTGGAGATTTTGCGGTCGCTGCGCAAGGGTGAGTTTGACGTGCTCGTCGGCATCAACCTGCTGCGCGAAGGCCTCGACCTGCCGGAAGTTTCGCTCGTCGCCATCCTCGACGCGGACAAGGAAGGCTATCTCCGCAGTGCGACCAGCCTAATCCAGACCGCCGGTCGCGCCGCGCGCCACCTGCACGGCGAGGTGATTCTCTACGCCGACGTGAAGACGCAGAGCATCCAGAAGTTTCTCGCCGTCTCCGAGTATCGCCGCAAGAAGCAGCTTGCCTACAATGCCGAACACAACATCACGCCGCGCAGCGTGGTTCGGGCGGTGGAAGACAGCCTGGTGATTCGCAGCGAGCAACGGAATGTCGCCGCGGGAGTGTTGAATGACGCTAGGATGGACGTGGACCTCACCGAGACTTTGCGCGAACTCGAAGAGGAAATGCTGGCCGCAGCGAACAACCTGGAGTTCGAGAAAGCCGCGTTGTTGCGCGACCAGATCAAGGAATTGAAGCGGATGGTGGGTGGAGGCAAAGAGGCCACGGCTTCAGCACAACCAGTCAGCTACAAACAACGCAAACCTTCTCCGCGCCAACGCGGCAAGTCGGGCGGCGATCCATTCTAA
- a CDS encoding DUF465 domain-containing protein, which yields MDLHHPITREFPRHLETIKQLKNTDDQFRKAFKEYHRLDDAVYRIEEDIDFATDQELEELKLERARLKDWLYHAILKSAPQAAPTSATDAGLHHPINHELPERSAIIKRLKGTNHQFRKAYDEYHHLDDAIYRIEEEIDSANDQELEDLKLRRARLKDWLYHAINHAEPAAK from the coding sequence ATGGACTTGCATCATCCCATCACCCGCGAGTTTCCCCGCCACCTGGAAACCATCAAACAGTTGAAAAACACGGACGATCAGTTCCGGAAGGCGTTCAAGGAGTATCACCGCCTGGATGACGCCGTGTATCGCATCGAGGAGGACATTGACTTCGCCACAGATCAGGAGCTGGAGGAGCTCAAGCTGGAGCGCGCCCGGCTCAAGGACTGGCTCTACCACGCCATTCTTAAATCCGCCCCGCAGGCCGCCCCCACCTCCGCAACGGACGCCGGCCTGCACCACCCCATCAATCACGAGCTGCCCGAACGTTCCGCCATCATCAAACGGCTCAAGGGCACCAATCATCAGTTCCGCAAAGCCTACGACGAATACCACCACCTCGACGACGCCATCTACCGCATCGAGGAGGAAATCGATTCCGCCAACGACCAGGAGCTGGAGGATCTGAAGCTGCGGCGCGCGCGGTTGAAAGACTGGCTTTACCACGCCATCAACCACGCGGAGCCCGCGGCCAAATAA
- the typA gene encoding translational GTPase TypA: protein MEHIRNIAIIAHVDHGKTTLVDCLLKQSGTFRANQAETQVERLMDSMDLEKEKGITIRAKNAAFKYHNYHINIVDTPGHADFGGEVERIMNMIDGVLLVVDSAEGPQAQTRFVLRKALEAGAKPIVVINKIDRENANPKKVLDQVFELFISLNATDEQLDFPFIYCSAKQGFAKTELEHSSGTMEPLFEAIVKQIPPPRAKAGDGFQILVANLDYSDYLGRIAFGKIVEGKIKVGDAAVCRHGDGRITKNKVTMLYHFEGMKRIEIQEAHAGDIVGVTGFEDVFIGETLCDSEERPALPYIPIDPPTIQMEFAVNDGPLAGQDGKLVTARHIWDRLVKETRTNVALRIAQTSDPKIFAVSGRGEMQIAILVEQMRREGYEVLVSRPEVLWKKNEAGELLEPIEKLFVEVPQENMGAIMENLAFRKAQITNMNHHGDQVTIEALIPMRGLIGFETDLVNQTKGMGVMSHLFHEYGPDRGEIAARKNGSLVSMDAGEATSYALNMIQERGRLMVEPGDSVYVGMIVGENARENDIPVNPVKEKKLTNMRSQGDGKGIQLAPPLKLSLERALEYIDVDEYVEATPKNLRLRKKELDENKRKRAEKNRAIKFVE from the coding sequence ATGGAGCACATCCGAAACATCGCGATCATCGCGCACGTTGACCACGGCAAGACCACGCTCGTCGATTGCCTGCTCAAGCAATCCGGCACCTTCCGCGCCAACCAGGCCGAAACACAGGTCGAACGTCTCATGGACTCGATGGACCTGGAAAAGGAAAAGGGCATCACCATCCGGGCGAAAAACGCGGCGTTCAAATATCACAACTACCACATCAACATTGTGGACACTCCCGGCCACGCCGATTTCGGCGGCGAGGTTGAGCGCATCATGAACATGATTGACGGGGTGCTGCTCGTTGTGGATTCCGCCGAAGGCCCGCAGGCACAGACGCGCTTTGTGCTTCGCAAGGCGCTCGAGGCCGGCGCCAAGCCCATCGTCGTCATCAACAAGATCGACCGCGAGAACGCCAATCCGAAGAAGGTGCTCGACCAGGTCTTTGAACTGTTCATCTCGCTCAATGCCACCGATGAACAGCTCGATTTCCCGTTCATTTATTGCTCGGCCAAGCAGGGTTTCGCGAAGACCGAGCTGGAACACAGCAGCGGCACGATGGAGCCGTTGTTCGAGGCCATTGTGAAGCAAATCCCGCCGCCGCGCGCCAAGGCCGGCGATGGCTTCCAGATCCTCGTCGCGAATCTCGATTACTCCGACTACCTCGGCCGTATCGCGTTCGGCAAAATTGTCGAAGGCAAAATCAAGGTCGGCGACGCGGCGGTTTGCCGGCACGGCGATGGCCGGATCACCAAGAACAAAGTGACCATGCTCTACCACTTCGAGGGCATGAAGCGCATCGAGATTCAGGAGGCGCACGCCGGCGACATCGTGGGCGTGACCGGCTTCGAGGACGTGTTCATCGGGGAAACGCTGTGTGACAGCGAGGAGCGCCCGGCGCTGCCTTACATCCCGATTGATCCGCCGACGATCCAGATGGAGTTCGCCGTGAACGACGGTCCGCTCGCCGGCCAGGACGGCAAGCTCGTCACCGCGCGCCACATCTGGGACCGGCTGGTAAAGGAGACGCGCACGAACGTCGCCCTGCGCATCGCGCAGACCAGCGACCCCAAGATTTTTGCGGTCAGCGGCCGCGGTGAAATGCAGATCGCCATTCTGGTCGAGCAAATGCGCCGCGAAGGTTACGAAGTGCTCGTTTCGCGCCCCGAAGTGCTCTGGAAGAAGAATGAAGCCGGTGAACTGCTCGAACCCATCGAGAAGTTGTTTGTGGAAGTGCCGCAGGAAAACATGGGCGCGATCATGGAAAACCTGGCCTTCCGCAAGGCGCAGATTACGAACATGAACCACCACGGCGACCAGGTGACCATCGAGGCGCTGATTCCGATGCGCGGCCTCATCGGCTTCGAGACGGACCTGGTCAACCAGACCAAGGGCATGGGCGTGATGAGCCATCTGTTCCATGAATATGGGCCTGACCGGGGCGAGATCGCCGCGCGCAAAAACGGCTCGCTGGTTTCGATGGATGCCGGCGAAGCCACCAGCTATGCGCTGAACATGATCCAGGAACGCGGCCGGTTGATGGTTGAGCCCGGCGACAGTGTTTACGTCGGCATGATTGTGGGTGAAAACGCGCGCGAGAACGACATCCCGGTCAATCCGGTGAAGGAAAAGAAGCTTACCAACATGCGTTCGCAGGGCGACGGCAAGGGCATCCAGCTGGCGCCGCCGCTGAAGCTGAGCCTGGAACGCGCGCTCGAATACATCGACGTGGACGAATACGTGGAAGCCACGCCGAAAAACCTGCGCCTGCGCAAAAAGGAGCTGGACGAAAACAAGCGCAAGCGCGCCGAGAAAAACCGCGCCATCAAGTTCGTGGAATAA